A region of the Vicinamibacteria bacterium genome:
TCGACGCTCGGATGGCAAACGGCTGGCTCGTCTTCTTCGATCCGGCACGCATGAAGGCGCGGAGTGGTTTGAGCTACGTCGCTTTCGGGTCGACGCAGGAGGAGGCGCTCCATCGCGCGGACGTAGTGGTGCCGAGGGCTCTTCCACGCCTTGTTCGGTTCCGCCGGTCGTGGATGCGTGTCGGGCTACCTTGAACGGTTTGTTCCTTCGTGACGGCTCCCCGAAAGACCGAGAAGATCATGACATCGGCTCGACCGACAACGATAGATCGCGTTCGATGCCCACGAGGTGGGCATCGGGGACTTCGACCCAGTGCTCGTGGGTTATCGGCTCGGACGCGACGATGACGGCACGATAGCGGTGCTTGGCGTCGTGATGCACGTGCGGGATGCCGCAGATCTCGCAGTCGCGCACGCCGTCTCGTTCGAGCAGGTACAGGGAGTTTCCAAACCGGGAGGCCACCATCACCCGGCCGTTGGTCAGAAGGAAGTTGAGCTTCGAGCTTCGCGCCATCGAGCTCAGGCGAAGTACCGACGCGCTCACGAGCTCTCCGACTCTCCCGACGTCGACGTCCTGGCCATCATCGGCGTCGAGGTCGATACCCTCACGGCGCATTCGAGAAAGGATCCAGAGAAAAGCTCGCTCGCTATCCGTCGTGCCGCGCCGGAGCGCATTCAAGTCGGGATCGGTCTCGGCTGCGAGCCGTCCCTCGATCTGGGCGAAATCGTTAACCGTCCCGTTGTGCGCGAAGATCCAAGAGCCTTCGCGAAACGGATGGGTGTTGGCCGCGGCCGGCCCTCCCACGGTGGCACGCCGCACGTGCGCGACCACCGTCGTGGCATAGACGCGCTCGGCGGTGGCGCTGAAATGAAGGTCTTCGTACGCGGCTCGCTCGCGCCGCTCGACCGCCAAGGACGCTCCGCCGTTCCGATAGAACGCCAATCCCCATCCGTCGGCATGAGCGCGGCCGAACATGTCGGACCGACTCTGGAGTAAGAGGGCGTTCTGCGCATGCGCGAGGCTGCATTCGACCTTGGTGGGCTCGTTCGCGCGGAAACCGTACAACCGACACATGTCACTTTCGGACGACGCCGTTTATCGGCGACGGCGCTCGAGCTGCGTCCAGCGGCGGCCCTTTTTGCGAAACCCTTCCAAAGCGTCGAGCAGGTCCCGCTGATCTTCCTCGCCCATGGTCGTGACGTGGCTCAACAACGTGCCGCAGCTGACGGCATGCTGGAGCGCCCGGCGCAGGTGTTTCAGAATGAGCTCCTTTTGCTCCGGATCGACCGCGTCGCTGGTGTCAAGCTCCTCGAGAGCGCGAATGGCTTCGACCCCGGATTGGTGCTCGTCGTACAAGGTATCGACATATGCCGCGCCGCGTGCCTTCTCGACCTCCGGATAGAAGCGCGCCTCCTCGAACTCGATGTGTGCTCCGGCCGCCGCGTCGAGCTCCCACGCCCGAACGGCCGCTTCGCGAAAGCGGTCTTCCTCGACGAGATCGACGAGCTCCGTCAACCCGCGCGTCAGCACCCGATGGTCCCGTAGGAAAGCCTCCTGCAATGCACCCATGTCGATCTCTCCCTCGTGCTCAGTGCGTGGCGAGACCCGCGATCGCCCGGCCGTCACGGCTCGGCTGTTGCGGCGCTTCGCGCCGAGTGAGCCGAGTTTTTCATCACCCTGCTGCTAGAGCAAGAACCGTTCCCGCGCTAAACGGCTGATTCGTGTGAAGGGGTGGGGCATCTTGCGCACTTGGGCGCGCCGGTGCCCCGGGGCGGGTCACTCGTAGCGCATCGTGACCGACGGATCCAGCCGAGCCGCGCGTACGGCCGGCAGAAGACTCCCCGCGAGAACGGCAAGGAGCAGCACGACCGCACCCATAACGAAGCTCAACGGGTCGTCGGTGGCGATCCCATGTACGCGACTCTGCAAATAACCGTGCGCCAGAAGACCGGCTCCGATGCCGACGACGGAGCCGACCAGGGCCGGTCCGATGCCTCTTCGCATCACGAGCCAGAGCACCCTCCGGGTGTTTGCCCCCAGCACGACGCGGATACCGATCTCTCTGGTCCGGTGGCTCGTGATCATAGTGACGAGGGCGTAGAGGCCGCCTGAGGTAAGGGCGAGAGCGAGAAGGCCGACGCCCACCGCGATCCAGGCGTCCCGTCGCTCCTCGAAGAGCACCATCTCCATGTGACGCGCGAGCGTTCCCACTTCCAGGATCGGTACGTCCGGGGCGAGCTGGCCGATCTCGGCCCGCACCATGCCCAGGAGCGCGCTGGGCTCGAGCGCGCTCTCGACGAGAAGCAGCCCGAACCCTTGCGGGTCCTGGGCGTACGGGACGTAGAGATAAGGCTCGGGCGGTTCGTAGAGATCCGCGATCTTGATGTCCTCGGCGATGCCGACGATCTCCCGGAGAACGGCGGTTTGCTTTCCCACCCGGATCGTCCTTCCGATTGGATCTCGCCCCGGCCAGAATCGCTCGGCCATCGTCTGGTTGACGATCACCACGGGATGGCTATCGGGCCGGTCGGCTTCGGTGACGCCACGACCCCGGAGAAGACGCGTTCCCATCACCTCGAAGTAGTCCGGACCCACCATCGTGTACCGGATGCGAAAAGTCTCCTCTCCCGGAGGCGGCTCCGCTCCCGGAATCGCCACATCCGTCGCCCAGCCGGACTCGTTGCTCTGCGCCGGAAGTCGAATGGCGTAGCTCACTCGGTCGACCGCCGGCAACGCCGACAACCGCTCGCGCCACTCTTCG
Encoded here:
- a CDS encoding hemerythrin domain-containing protein — encoded protein: MGALQEAFLRDHRVLTRGLTELVDLVEEDRFREAAVRAWELDAAAGAHIEFEEARFYPEVEKARGAAYVDTLYDEHQSGVEAIRALEELDTSDAVDPEQKELILKHLRRALQHAVSCGTLLSHVTTMGEEDQRDLLDALEGFRKKGRRWTQLERRRR
- a CDS encoding class II glutamine amidotransferase; this encodes MYGFRANEPTKVECSLAHAQNALLLQSRSDMFGRAHADGWGLAFYRNGGASLAVERRERAAYEDLHFSATAERVYATTVVAHVRRATVGGPAAANTHPFREGSWIFAHNGTVNDFAQIEGRLAAETDPDLNALRRGTTDSERAFLWILSRMRREGIDLDADDGQDVDVGRVGELVSASVLRLSSMARSSKLNFLLTNGRVMVASRFGNSLYLLERDGVRDCEICGIPHVHHDAKHRYRAVIVASEPITHEHWVEVPDAHLVGIERDLSLSVEPMS